The following proteins are co-located in the Larimichthys crocea isolate SSNF chromosome XXIV, L_crocea_2.0, whole genome shotgun sequence genome:
- the noto gene encoding homeobox protein notochord, whose product MQVPNRAVGAYGYSVRNYAPAPLYQQYHGSPCAPSTKPSSGKSFTIDALLAKPDDTSSCRTTTQCGEKYQPAAPVLPLTGHMGLPISAAPYVYSPNMLHSHVHTQPGYSVYCCPPFTYQSSCRGAFYAQASMSKVNAGLHSFKTKGGKSKRMRTSFTSEQLSRLEKEFARQQYMVGSERFLLASALQLTEAQVKVWFQNRRIKWRKQSLEQQQAKLAKLGLAAPPKSPGSQGHGDEGDEDEEFSDLDVDIDVSDDSADHC is encoded by the exons ATGCAGGTACCGAACAGAGCCGTTGGAGCTTATGGATACTCCGTGCGTAATTACGCACCAGCACCGCTGTATCAGCAGTACCATGGGAGCCCCTGTGCGCCTTCAACGAAGCCTTCCAGTGGGAAATCTTTCACCATCGATGCTTTGCTCGCCAAGCCGGACGACACAAGCAGCTGCCGGACAACGACTCAGTGCGGAGAGAAATATCAGCCAGCAGCTCCGGTGCTGCCGCTCACCGGACACATGGGCTTACCGATCTCAGCAGCGCCTTACGTCTACTCACCGAACATGCTGCACTCTCACGTCCACACACAACCTGGATATTCAGTCTACTGCTGCCCGCCGTTCACCTACCAGTCCTCGTGTCGTGGAGCATTTTACGCACAAG cttCGATGTCCAAAGTGAACGCAGGGCTGCACTCCTTCAAAACCAAAGGTGGGAAGTCCAAACGGATGCGCACCAGCTTCACCAGCGAGCAGCTGTCCCGGCTGGAGAAGGAGTTCGCTCGGCAGCAGTACATGGTCGGCTCGGAGAGGTTCCTCCTGGCGTCCGCGCTCCAGCTCACAGAGGCTCAG gTCAAAGTCTGGTTCCAGAACAGACGCATCAAGTGGCGCAAACAGAgtctggagcagcagcaggccaaACTGGCCAAACTGGGCCTGGCTGCTCCGCCGAAAAGTCCCGGATCTCAAGGCCACGGAGATGAAGGGGATGAGGACGAGGAGTTCTCCGACCTGGACGTGGACATCGACGTGTCTGATGACTCTGCTGACCACTGCTGA